In the Limanda limanda chromosome 1, fLimLim1.1, whole genome shotgun sequence genome, one interval contains:
- the LOC133004012 gene encoding small integral membrane protein 30-like — protein MDPGLRLPHTAAVLCLLVLLALVPPAEAYDAGDALALLLGSVLAGVGCCAGLGWYARRRNGQL, from the coding sequence ATGGACCCCGGACTCCGGCTCCCACACACCGCAGCGGTCCTCtgtctcctcgtcctcctcgccCTAGTTCCCCCGGCGGAGGCCTACGACGCGGGCGACGCGCTGGCCCTGCTCCTGGGCAGCGTGCTGGCCGGGGTGGGCTGCTGCGCCGGCCTGGGCTGGTACGCGCGGAGGCGGAACGGCCAGCTGTGA